The Clostridia bacterium genome includes the window AATAACATTTGCAGGAATAACCCTCAACAGGTAAATTCAAAAATAGTGCATAACGCGTTATTCATAATCTTCCGACAATGTTACATTACTTTTCATTCCACTTTTTATTATGTGATTCTAAAGGCTCTACGATTCTGATATACTGGAATTGTGAACAATTATCATATAATATATACATAGTTCTCACAACATTGATTATTATGCAAAGGGGCAGCTATGAAAATTGATTTGGAAAAGCTTAAGAATAGAAAGATAAATATATGCAATAAGGATATTTGCAAAGAGTTCTCTGTACTTGTGCCTATAGTAGAAAGAGCCGGAGAACATTCTCTTCTATTTGAAGTGAGATCTGAGAACCTCAATAATCAGCCTAATGAAATATGCTTTCCCGGAGGCAAAATTGAAAGCATGGAGGAAAGCGTGAAAGCTGCTGTCAGAGAAACCTCCGAAGAACTGCTGATACCTGAGAATAGTATAAGGGTAATAGGCCAGCTGGATACGCTGGTCACACCTTTCAATACTGTGATTTATCCCTTTGTCGGCCTATTACATGATTACCATGGGAAATACAATATCGACGAGGTAAAGGAGACCTTCTACATACCAATGTCCTTCCTAATGGAAACAGAGCCTCTGTGCCGCTATATAGATATTGAGATGAAGCCCAAGGAGGGCTTCCCCTATGAAATGATTCAAAAGGGCAGGAACTATCCTTGGGCAAAAGGCAAGTATCCGGTATACTTTTATACCTATGAGGATAGGATTGTATGGGGTATTACAGCAAGGATCACATATAACTTTATACAGCTGCTAAGGGCTGATATGCCTTAACTCCTTATGATGTTTTCAAGCTCCTTCAGATCTGTCACAGGAGCCCTGCAAGAGAAATTCTCACATACATAAGCCGTAGCCTTGTCTTCTATCATTATTTGACCTTCGGTATAGGCCGCAATGCTTGTTATCCCAGCTGCTACAGCTTCTTCATCCTTGAACACGACTACAGTAAAAGGAAGAAAGTGGTCATTGACCATGGAAAACATCCTTCCAGCACTCTGATCCTCCCGATTTCCTACTATGACTATTTCGCTTGCTTTGCTATTTACAAAGAGCAGTGCCATGAGCATATGAGTGTATCCCATAGGATACCCTTCTATCAGGCCTCCAAAAGTGCTGAGCTGTTCATATGCTTTATCCTCCAGGTCAGAGTCCCCTGTGAGCCTTCCCAATCTCAGCAAGTTCACCGCAGCTACTGAGTTTCCAGAAGGAGTTGCACCGTCGTACACATCCTTAGGCCTTACAATAAGCTTTTCGCTGTCGCTTCCATACAGGAAAAGACCTCCATTGTCCTCATCATAGAAATACTTCAGCATATCCTTGTTCAAAGCTAGGGCAAATTTCAGATATTCTGCCTTAAAGGTTGCTTCATAAAGCTCAATCAGCCCCCAAGTCAAAAATGCATAATCATCCAGATAGCCTGAATAGGCAGCTTCGCCCTCTCTATATCTGGCAAGCAGCCTGCCATCCTCCCGTACAAGCTTTGATTTTATAAAAGCTACTGCCTTTTCTGCTGCTTCAGCATATTTTCTATTATTCAGCACTCTTGCTCCCATTGCCAGTGCAGCTATCATTAAACCGTTCCATGAGGTAAGTATTTTATCATCCTTATATGGATGCACTCGTTTTTCTCTTGCTTCAAATACTTTTTTTCTATAATCCTCTACCGAATTTGCAGTTATTCTATCAAAGGCTTCCTCATTGTGCAATAAATTGGGTATGCTCTTCTCCTCAAAATTGCCCTTCTCGTTTATTCCATAGTAGCCATTGAATTCCACTGCTGCGTCCTCGCCCAGTATCTCTGTAATTTCCTTTGGACTCCACACATAGAACTTCCCCTCGACTCCCTCCGAGTCAGCATCCTCTGCCGAATAAAAACCGCCCTCATCCGATGTCATATCCCTTAATACATATTCGAATATTTGTCTGGCAACTTCCCCGTATTGTTTTTTTCCTGTGGCCTGATAGGCTTCTAGATATATAATAGCCAACTCGGCGTTGTCATAAAGCATTTTTTCAAAATGTGGCACCAGCCATTTACGATCTGTAGAATACCTGGAAAATCCATATCCCACATGATCGTATATACCTCCCCTGTACATTGAAACCAGGGTCTTTTCCACCATTTTCAACGCATCTGAATCATTTGTGACTTTCCAATATCTCAGTAAGAATTGCAGGTTATGAGGCGTAGGAAATTTAGGTGCTCTTGCGAAGCCGCCATATTCACTGTCAAAGCTTGATTTGAAGCCTTTGAATGCCTTGTTTGCCTCTTCTAAGCTAAGTTCCCCCTCAGAACCAGCTCCTGAGTCCGATCTTATATGCTCCAGTATACTCTCTGAAGTCTCTAGCAGACTATCTTTCTGAGTGTTCCAAGAGTACATGGTTTTCTCCAGTATCTCAA containing:
- a CDS encoding thioredoxin domain-containing protein, which translates into the protein MSTENKHKYTNKLIQEKSPYLLQHAHNPVDWYPWSGEAFSRAVAEDKPIFLSIGYSTCHWCHVMERESFEDEEVAKALNGSFIAIKVDREERPDIDHIYMNVCQALTGSGGWPLTIIMTPDKKPFFAGTYFPKKARMGYPGVLEILEKTMYSWNTQKDSLLETSESILEHIRSDSGAGSEGELSLEEANKAFKGFKSSFDSEYGGFARAPKFPTPHNLQFLLRYWKVTNDSDALKMVEKTLVSMYRGGIYDHVGYGFSRYSTDRKWLVPHFEKMLYDNAELAIIYLEAYQATGKKQYGEVARQIFEYVLRDMTSDEGGFYSAEDADSEGVEGKFYVWSPKEITEILGEDAAVEFNGYYGINEKGNFEEKSIPNLLHNEEAFDRITANSVEDYRKKVFEAREKRVHPYKDDKILTSWNGLMIAALAMGARVLNNRKYAEAAEKAVAFIKSKLVREDGRLLARYREGEAAYSGYLDDYAFLTWGLIELYEATFKAEYLKFALALNKDMLKYFYDEDNGGLFLYGSDSEKLIVRPKDVYDGATPSGNSVAAVNLLRLGRLTGDSDLEDKAYEQLSTFGGLIEGYPMGYTHMLMALLFVNSKASEIVIVGNREDQSAGRMFSMVNDHFLPFTVVVFKDEEAVAAGITSIAAYTEGQIMIEDKATAYVCENFSCRAPVTDLKELENIIRS
- a CDS encoding CoA pyrophosphatase, whose translation is MKIDLEKLKNRKINICNKDICKEFSVLVPIVERAGEHSLLFEVRSENLNNQPNEICFPGGKIESMEESVKAAVRETSEELLIPENSIRVIGQLDTLVTPFNTVIYPFVGLLHDYHGKYNIDEVKETFYIPMSFLMETEPLCRYIDIEMKPKEGFPYEMIQKGRNYPWAKGKYPVYFYTYEDRIVWGITARITYNFIQLLRADMP